The sequence TGCGGGTGATCACCCGCCAGGGCAGTGTCCAGGCGGTGAAGGAATGCCTGAGTATGATGGGGCTCGATGTCGGAAATGCCCGCCTGCCCATGATGCCCGGCGACGCCTTCCGCCGTGAGGACCGCGAGGAGCTACGCATCCAGCTCGAGCGGTTTGGCAAGATACCTCCCCGACAGGTCACTTACCGTGTGGCAGGGAAGCGCATCCAGGCGAGCGCGCCCTTCACCGCAGCAACCCCGGCAGAGATCAGCGACCTGACTTTGCGCGTCGGAGAGGGTTTCGCCGGGCCGCCCTTCTTTGAACTCGCCCACGTGGACCTGGCGCTCGGGGAACGAGGGGGGCCGGTAGACAAGGCAATAGATACCGCCCTGAGCACAGCCCACCCCGGCCACGAGGTGCGCTTGATTCAGGACTCGCCGCGGACACTGCTGGTGCCGACGGTGACCATCCGCTCAGAGAAGCAGTCAGAACACATCTATCACTATGCGGCCCGGGGCGTGCAGCGAGCGATTGAGGCCAGCATCAAGGACGGGTTCCTGCCTCAGGAGGCTCTGGATGGCCTGGTCATGATTGCCAACGTCTTTGTCCATCCATCCGCCGCGAACCGGCAGCGCATCGAGATGAACAACTACAAGGCCATGCGGGCGGCCATCCGCAAAGCGATAGAGGCCAGACCAACTACAGAGGAACTACTGGCCGAGCGACAGGCAGCCAGACACCCCTTCCGCTACGCACCCTAGAACAACAAAGGAGTGCGGTGAGCAATGCTCGCCGCACTCCTTGCGTACAGCAATCTACTGCAGCGGTTGCGCCGCTGCATCGCGCCCCAGAATCAGCCGGATGTCCGGTCCGCCCTGGATACCCTGCTCATGGCGCACGTTTTCCTTGGCTACCTGGAAGAGCTGTGTGAGCAGCCGCATGGTGTTCTCTTTGCCACTGTAGTCGATCAGAATCGTCTTGGCATAGTCGGAGCGGTCAGCATTGCTGACGCTGCCCACGTTGTAGCCTTTACCCTTCAGGTAGTCCGCCGTACGCTGGGCGAGGCCTGGCGTGAGCGTGCCGTTCTGAACATCCACCCTGGCGGCTTCCTGTCTGATCAGGGCCGGAGCGGACTGATCGGCCGTCGATGTTGGATTGGGGTTGCCCAGGAATTGGTTCACCGCCTCGCGAATGAGCTCCCGGTTCGGGAGGAGCACATCAGCGCCGTCAGGGGTGATCTGCCTTGTGGTCATCGACTCGTCAATCACCACACTGTTGATCTCAGAGCTGATCTCTCGCGCCAGCTTGGCCAGGGAGTACATTTCACTCAGACTGAGGTCAGTCTGCACCGAGTCGCCTACTAGCTTGAGCATCTCCGGAATGCGCGTAAGCGGGATATTCAGACTGAGCACCTTGTCACGGACCGCCCGCAGCACCTGCTGCTGACGTCTGGCCCGGCTAAAGTCACTGCTGCCATGCCTGGCTCTGGCATACTGCAACGCTGTCTTGCCATCCATATGCTGCAGGCCGGCAGGAATATCCACCGTCATATAGCCATAGTTGTTGTCAGGGTACTTCTCGTCGTGAATTGCCGACTTGACCTCGACCTGGATTCCCCCTATGGCATCAATCAGCTTTTCAAAGCCCTCAAAGTTGATGCGCACATAGTACTGAACGGGTATGCCCAGGGTGTATTGAACGGTCTTTTTGGCCAGAGCTGGACCACCCCCGGGGTACTTGTCGCGTTCGCCCAGGAAATGCGCGACATTGATGCGGTTCTCGGAATGGCCCGGAATGGGCACCCACAGGTCGCGCGGAATTGACAGCATCCCCGCCGTCTTGGTCCCCGGATCGACCGTCACCACGATCATGGTGTCAGTGCGGCTCGGTCCCTGCTCGGAAAGACGCTTGTCTGTGCCCAGCAGAAGGATATTCACCCGCTCCTTGTTGAGGTTGACTGCCTCTTCGTCAGCAGGCCCGCCATTCTGCTGCTGCCCCCCCTGGGCTGGCAGGCCAAAGTCGGCGCGCACGACGAACGCCTTCACTGTGCTATAGAAATAGTAGGCAGAATAGGTGCCACCAAGCACAAACAACGTCAACAGCACGCTGACGATGGTCAGCTTGCCGAACGAAGGTCGATTCTGACGAGATCTGGTCGAGCTGGCAGCCGCCGATCCCTGCCCTAGAGCCACCGCTCGAGGAGCTCGAGCGCCACCAACACCCATTTGCCCTCCGGATACTACTGTAACCGTTACTCTCTAGTCGTTTCAGAGGCGGCTAAAGTTCCGCTCTATCGATCAGAAGAGAATCCTCATGATTCATTCGCGACAGAGCCACCAGATGGCGCTTGCTGCCTGACAATGAGCGCCTGCATCAGGACGAACGCCGCTTTGATAGCTGGGCCACCCAAAGGATCGGCGGCAAGAATAGAGAACTCCCCTTCGCCAAAGTGCAGTCCGCCAAAAGTGAGGGCATTGACCCTTGCTATGCCTTTGCCGGGAGCAGGCGGTCGCGGCTGATCCCATATCCCGGTCGCATTCACGATATTCTGCCCGCAAGCCAACAGCTCGTCAATCAGTCGGTCGACCTCATCCTCGGGAATCTCCCAGACAACGCCTCCGCCTGCAAAGTTGTAATAGCGGGCAGTATGATCACCGTAGGCTGCGACGAGGTCGTGTCCTGCTCCCACAGGCACCTCCACCACTACACCCTGTATCTTAGCAGCCAGGTCGTCCGGTGGGGCAACCTTCATATCACGCAGGCAACGCCACGCCTGCAAGCACACTCTGGTCTCGAGACTCGGCAGAGCGATGATTCCCTGCAGAGCCTTTATTGCGGCCGGCTCATCGCCTGCCACCGCCGCCCGATGAGCCGCGGCGAACAGCCCCAGCGGCCCCGACTCTCCGTCCGCGGAGGCGCGAGCGGCAATTCCTTCCAGAGATTCATCGGCGAACAATAGTTCACGTAGCAACAAACCTGCCTTCTTTTTCTTCATCAGCTGTATGTTCCTTCTCTCGCCCAGTGAGATGTCGTTGAAAAGCCCACCCGATACGAAAACGCCGCATCCTGCATGGATGCGGCTCATTCATCAGAGCCACCCTCGAGACTTGAACTCGAAACCCATCACTTACGAAGCGATTGCTCTACCGATTGAGCTAGGGTGGCGATGTGGTCCAACCCGCAAAGCGAAGCTAGTATAGCGAAGAGTCGCCCATGTGGCAAATGCTGCTCGGCCGGCTCACGCTGCCGGGCCAGACAAATGAACCCCTGCCATCTGAGTGACATCCTCGCTGCGCAGGGGCCGCTACCAAACGTGCCATATGAGCCGTGCGCGACTCGAACGCGCGACGCCCTGCTTAAAAGGCAGGTG comes from Chloroflexi bacterium ADurb.Bin180 and encodes:
- the msrR gene encoding Regulatory protein MsrR, translating into MGVGGARAPRAVALGQGSAAASSTRSRQNRPSFGKLTIVSVLLTLFVLGGTYSAYYFYSTVKAFVVRADFGLPAQGGQQQNGGPADEEAVNLNKERVNILLLGTDKRLSEQGPSRTDTMIVVTVDPGTKTAGMLSIPRDLWVPIPGHSENRINVAHFLGERDKYPGGGPALAKKTVQYTLGIPVQYYVRINFEGFEKLIDAIGGIQVEVKSAIHDEKYPDNNYGYMTVDIPAGLQHMDGKTALQYARARHGSSDFSRARRQQQVLRAVRDKVLSLNIPLTRIPEMLKLVGDSVQTDLSLSEMYSLAKLAREISSEINSVVIDESMTTRQITPDGADVLLPNRELIREAVNQFLGNPNPTSTADQSAPALIRQEAARVDVQNGTLTPGLAQRTADYLKGKGYNVGSVSNADRSDYAKTILIDYSGKENTMRLLTQLFQVAKENVRHEQGIQGGPDIRLILGRDAAAQPLQ
- the dapA_2 gene encoding 4-hydroxy-tetrahydrodipicolinate synthase, with amino-acid sequence MTKKPTWFKGIFPALVTPFAQADTIDETAYRALIRSVLPHVNGLVPVGTTGEFVYLSEAEKQRAIQIAVEEAGGRVPVVAGTGCATTRDTVALTRFAKDAGATAALVVAPYYLKPAYNEIYEHYEAVNKVGLPLILYNIPQCAGTHYEWWTAEGMAYLDNVVGIKDSSGDMPFMMTLLEKLKGLIGIFGGHDEIIAAVLAAGADGAILASANVIPDIWQEIYRAVQAGDLAAAFARQREIQTLVRVITRQGSVQAVKECLSMMGLDVGNARLPMMPGDAFRREDREELRIQLERFGKIPPRQVTYRVAGKRIQASAPFTAATPAEISDLTLRVGEGFAGPPFFELAHVDLALGERGGPVDKAIDTALSTAHPGHEVRLIQDSPRTLLVPTVTIRSEKQSEHIYHYAARGVQRAIEASIKDGFLPQEALDGLVMIANVFVHPSAANRQRIEMNNYKAMRAAIRKAIEARPTTEELLAERQAARHPFRYAP